From Nocardioides daedukensis, the proteins below share one genomic window:
- a CDS encoding YiaA/YiaB family inner membrane protein has protein sequence MTNMTSKNTNAFFIQAAISFGIVLLTMVLAVCYLPVDPWVRAFLALGTLFLTTSSFTLAKCVRDNQENAAVTARIDQARVDKILAEHDPFNQYNYNQQAS, from the coding sequence ATGACGAGCAAGAACACCAACGCCTTCTTCATCCAGGCCGCCATCTCCTTCGGGATCGTCCTGCTGACCATGGTCCTGGCGGTCTGCTACCTGCCGGTCGACCCGTGGGTGCGGGCCTTCCTGGCGCTCGGGACCCTGTTCCTGACGACCTCGTCGTTCACGTTGGCCAAGTGCGTGCGCGACAACCAGGAGAACGCCGCAGTCACTGCGCGGATCGACCAGGCCCGGGTCGACAAGATCCTGGCCGAGCACGACCCCTTCAACCAGTACAACTACAACCAGCAGGCCTCCTGA
- a CDS encoding acyl-CoA dehydrogenase family protein: MINLETPRKHRALVDQAHQVAMNMLRPISRKYDQAEHAYPKELDMLAAMIDGLSESGASEGAGATGVRRDTSETDTSVKNGANLASVMSVAEMCWGDTGLLLSMPRQGLGNSAIASVANDEQLERFQGTWAAMAITEPAFGSDSAQVSTTAKLDGDHYVINGEKIFVTSGERADSVVVWATLDKALGRAAIKSFVVEKGTPGMKVERLEHKLGIRASDTAVITFTDCRVPAENLLGSPEVDVKQGFAGAMATFDNTRPLVAAMAIGCARASLDLTRSLLEDAGVEIDYDRPAITQSAAAARFLQMEADLEGATLLTMQAAWMADNRKPNSLEASMAKAKAGRVGSDITLGCVELASGLGYSETELLEKWSRDSKILDIFEGTQQIQQLIVARRILGLSSAELK, translated from the coding sequence ATGATCAATCTCGAAACCCCCAGGAAGCACCGCGCACTCGTCGACCAGGCCCACCAGGTCGCGATGAACATGCTGCGCCCCATCTCTCGCAAGTACGACCAGGCCGAGCACGCCTATCCCAAGGAATTGGACATGCTCGCGGCCATGATCGACGGCCTCTCCGAGTCCGGAGCCTCCGAGGGTGCGGGCGCCACCGGCGTACGCCGCGACACCTCCGAGACCGACACCTCGGTCAAGAACGGCGCCAACCTGGCTTCGGTGATGTCGGTGGCCGAGATGTGCTGGGGCGACACCGGCCTGCTCCTCTCGATGCCGCGCCAAGGCCTGGGCAACTCCGCGATCGCCTCGGTCGCCAACGACGAGCAGCTCGAGCGGTTCCAGGGCACCTGGGCCGCGATGGCGATCACCGAGCCCGCCTTCGGGTCCGACTCCGCACAGGTCTCCACCACGGCCAAGCTCGACGGTGACCACTACGTGATCAACGGCGAGAAGATCTTCGTGACCTCGGGCGAGCGCGCCGACAGCGTGGTCGTCTGGGCCACCTTGGACAAGGCCCTGGGCCGCGCGGCGATCAAGTCGTTCGTGGTCGAGAAGGGTACCCCCGGGATGAAGGTGGAGCGGCTCGAGCACAAGCTCGGCATCCGCGCCTCCGACACCGCGGTGATCACCTTCACCGACTGCCGCGTTCCGGCGGAGAACCTCCTCGGCTCGCCCGAGGTGGACGTGAAGCAGGGCTTCGCCGGTGCGATGGCGACCTTCGACAACACCCGCCCGCTGGTCGCCGCGATGGCCATCGGCTGCGCCCGGGCCTCCCTCGACCTGACCCGGTCGTTGCTCGAGGACGCCGGTGTCGAGATCGACTACGACCGCCCGGCGATCACCCAGTCGGCAGCTGCCGCCCGGTTCCTGCAGATGGAGGCCGACCTCGAGGGCGCCACCCTGCTCACCATGCAGGCGGCGTGGATGGCGGACAACCGCAAGCCCAACTCGCTCGAGGCCTCGATGGCCAAGGCGAAGGCCGGCCGGGTGGGCTCGGACATCACCCTGGGTTGCGTCGAGCTGGCCTCCGGCCTCGGCTACAGCGAGACCGAGCTGCTCGAGAAATGGTCGCGCGACTCCAAGATCCTCGACATCTTCGAGGGCACCCAGCAGATCCAGCAGCTGATCGTGGCCCGCCGCATCCTCGGCCTCTCCAGCGCTGAACTCAAGTGA
- a CDS encoding acyl-CoA dehydrogenase family protein: MSLIRATKNAVSPGGKHGVGNGETRDPIGYAVLALNKLASSDLIDRLGLRKQTEQTVFTVTRGGFKVAGQAGRAFAKKGKKGAAGVRVPAANPSGVFDLTPTEDEQMLVDVVGEFAEEMVRPAAAEANEACAAPDDLLKSSLEIGLPILGIPEKLGGISEERSAMAGTLVAEALAKGDMGLAVAALAPGAVATAISLWGTDAQQATYLPAFTGDDVPAASLALNESRPLFDVLRPETKAVKADGGYVINGVKTLVPRGADAELFVVGAELDGKNVLFLVESGTEGIAIEGDPAMGVRAAGLTKLTLTDVKVDDDAILGESDGTTYLEVVRLSRLAWCALAIGTGQAVLDYVKSYVNEREAFGEPISHRQSVAFMVANIAIELQAMRLITYKAAARAAQGKDFAREVALARKICADKGMQIGLDGVQLLGGHGFVKEHPVERWYRDLRAVGLLEGGVLV; the protein is encoded by the coding sequence ATGTCCCTGATCAGAGCAACCAAGAACGCTGTCTCCCCGGGCGGCAAACACGGTGTCGGCAACGGTGAGACGCGAGACCCGATCGGCTATGCCGTCCTCGCGCTGAACAAGCTCGCCTCGAGCGACTTGATCGACCGCCTCGGCCTGCGCAAGCAGACCGAGCAGACCGTGTTCACCGTGACCCGTGGAGGCTTCAAGGTCGCCGGCCAGGCCGGTCGAGCCTTCGCCAAGAAGGGCAAGAAGGGCGCCGCCGGCGTCCGCGTCCCGGCCGCGAACCCCTCCGGTGTCTTCGACCTCACCCCGACCGAGGACGAGCAGATGCTCGTCGACGTCGTGGGGGAGTTCGCCGAGGAGATGGTCCGTCCTGCTGCCGCAGAGGCCAACGAAGCGTGTGCCGCCCCCGACGACCTGCTCAAGTCCAGCCTGGAGATCGGCCTGCCGATCCTCGGCATCCCCGAGAAGCTCGGCGGCATCTCCGAGGAGCGTTCGGCGATGGCAGGCACGCTGGTCGCCGAGGCCCTGGCCAAGGGCGACATGGGTCTGGCCGTCGCGGCACTGGCCCCCGGCGCAGTCGCGACCGCGATCTCCCTGTGGGGCACCGACGCCCAGCAGGCCACCTACCTCCCGGCATTCACCGGTGACGACGTGCCTGCCGCGTCGCTGGCGCTCAACGAGTCGCGCCCGCTCTTCGACGTGCTCCGGCCCGAGACCAAGGCCGTCAAGGCCGACGGCGGATATGTCATCAACGGCGTGAAGACCCTGGTGCCCCGTGGCGCCGACGCCGAGCTCTTCGTCGTGGGTGCCGAGCTGGATGGCAAGAACGTCCTGTTCCTGGTCGAGTCCGGCACCGAGGGCATCGCGATCGAGGGCGATCCGGCGATGGGCGTGCGCGCCGCGGGCCTCACCAAGCTCACCCTGACCGACGTCAAGGTCGACGACGACGCGATCCTCGGCGAGAGCGACGGTACGACATACCTCGAGGTAGTCCGCCTGTCCCGCCTCGCCTGGTGCGCGCTGGCCATCGGCACCGGCCAGGCCGTCCTGGACTACGTGAAGAGCTATGTGAACGAGCGTGAGGCGTTCGGCGAGCCGATCAGCCACCGCCAGTCGGTCGCCTTCATGGTCGCCAACATCGCCATCGAGCTGCAGGCGATGCGCCTGATCACCTACAAGGCTGCCGCCCGTGCGGCACAGGGCAAGGACTTCGCCCGCGAGGTCGCCCTGGCCCGCAAGATCTGCGCCGACAAGGGCATGCAGATCGGCCTAGACGGCGTCCAGCTCCTCGGTGGCCACGGCTTCGTCAAGGAACACCCCGTCGAGCGCTGGTATCGCGACCTGCGTGCGGTCGGCCTTCTGGAAGGAGGGGTCCTCGTATGA
- the def gene encoding peptide deformylase, whose amino-acid sequence MPATQPEPNAPHGPLPTGGTVRPITRWGTPPMHTAQARVTEFDDELRSLVADMVATMYAADGVGLAACQIGVDRAVVVFDCPDAEGVHTVGVICNPEVVLPEGKERVLDDSDEGCLSFPGSFVECARPDFATVTGQGLDGEPVEFSGDGLLARCLQHETDHTKGTVFGDRISDRARKKLKKQHEKAASEFPPGWPAED is encoded by the coding sequence ATGCCGGCGACACAACCAGAACCCAACGCTCCCCACGGACCGCTGCCCACCGGCGGAACCGTCCGGCCGATCACGCGGTGGGGCACGCCGCCCATGCACACGGCCCAGGCCCGGGTCACCGAGTTCGACGACGAGCTGCGCAGCCTGGTCGCCGACATGGTCGCCACGATGTATGCCGCCGACGGCGTGGGGCTGGCTGCCTGCCAGATCGGGGTCGATCGCGCCGTGGTGGTCTTCGACTGCCCGGATGCCGAGGGCGTCCACACCGTCGGCGTGATCTGCAATCCCGAGGTGGTCCTGCCCGAGGGCAAGGAGCGGGTCCTGGACGACAGCGACGAGGGCTGCCTGTCCTTCCCGGGCTCCTTCGTGGAGTGCGCGCGTCCCGACTTCGCCACGGTCACCGGCCAGGGACTGGACGGCGAGCCGGTCGAGTTCTCCGGCGACGGGCTGCTGGCCCGGTGCCTCCAGCACGAGACCGATCACACCAAGGGCACCGTGTTCGGTGACCGGATCAGCGATCGGGCGCGCAAGAAGCTGAAGAAGCAGCATGAGAAGGCCGCCTCCGAGTTCCCGCCGGGCTGGCCCGCAGAGGACTGA
- a CDS encoding TrmH family RNA methyltransferase has product MADLVHIDDPADPRLVDYRDLRDVQLRKSLEVENGLFLAEGEKVVRRAVAAGFTPRSFLMAPRWVESLGDVLSTSDAPCFVLEEKLAEEVTGFHVHRGALASLERLPLPGVDEVLQGARSILVVEDLVDHTNVGAIFRSGAALGFDAVLLSPRCADPLYRRAIKVGMGAVFSTPWTRLPDWHDALPMLSERGFTTIALTLADDAMVIEDAVAGQEKVALVLGSEGHGLSERWERSADRRAIIPMREGIDSLNVAAATAVACYITARR; this is encoded by the coding sequence GTGGCTGACCTGGTCCACATCGACGATCCGGCCGACCCTCGGCTGGTGGACTATCGCGACCTGCGCGACGTCCAGCTCCGCAAGAGCCTGGAGGTCGAGAACGGCCTCTTCCTCGCCGAGGGCGAGAAGGTCGTACGCCGTGCAGTCGCGGCCGGCTTCACCCCGCGGTCCTTCCTGATGGCGCCCAGGTGGGTGGAGAGTCTGGGCGACGTGCTGAGCACCAGTGACGCCCCCTGCTTCGTGCTGGAGGAGAAGCTGGCCGAGGAGGTGACCGGCTTCCATGTCCATCGGGGTGCGCTCGCCTCGCTGGAGCGACTGCCGCTGCCAGGGGTGGACGAGGTGCTGCAGGGCGCGCGTTCGATCCTGGTCGTCGAGGACCTGGTGGACCACACCAACGTCGGTGCGATCTTCCGCTCCGGAGCCGCGCTGGGATTCGACGCCGTGCTGCTGTCGCCGCGCTGCGCGGATCCGCTCTATCGACGCGCGATCAAGGTGGGGATGGGAGCCGTGTTCTCGACTCCGTGGACCCGCCTGCCGGACTGGCACGATGCCCTGCCGATGCTCTCCGAACGAGGCTTCACCACGATCGCGCTGACCCTTGCCGACGACGCCATGGTGATCGAGGATGCCGTGGCCGGGCAGGAGAAGGTCGCCCTGGTCCTCGGCTCCGAGGGCCACGGACTGTCGGAGCGGTGGGAGCGGTCGGCGGACCGGCGCGCGATCATCCCGATGCGCGAGGGCATCGACTCGCTCAACGTCGCCGCGGCGACCGCGGTCGCCTGCTACATCACTGCACGTCGGTAG
- the cobA gene encoding uroporphyrinogen-III C-methyltransferase codes for MSDFVPYPSGLRLAGRKVVVVGGGHVAQRRVPALIAAGADILLVSRAVTPSIEGLANEITIELREFTPADLDEAWYAIAATDDRETNAAVAAAAEERRIFCVRSDDAREASAWTPATGRHGTVTVAVLGDREPRQSATIRDEIMTALREGVITSTPDRTPGVVLVGGGPGSPDLVTIAARNALSSADVVVADRLAPRELLDELSPDTELIDVAKLPRGRSATQEFINEVIVERAKQGKRVVRFKGGDNFVFGRGYEEVIACRAAGVPVEVIPGLSSSISVPARAGIPVTHRGVTHEFSVISGHLPPGHAESLVNWSAVAQMQGTVVLLMAVQTAASIAAALVEHGRDPATPVAIVMDGTMPEERTVLTTLATIEADIAANDVRPPAIIVIGEVVAVAHPERFPRG; via the coding sequence ATGAGTGACTTCGTCCCCTACCCCTCCGGCCTGCGCCTCGCGGGTCGCAAGGTCGTTGTGGTCGGCGGCGGGCATGTCGCCCAGCGTCGGGTGCCGGCGCTGATCGCCGCCGGCGCCGACATCCTGCTGGTCTCCCGTGCCGTCACCCCATCGATCGAGGGCCTGGCCAACGAGATCACCATCGAGTTGCGTGAGTTCACCCCCGCGGACCTCGACGAGGCGTGGTATGCCATCGCCGCCACCGACGACCGGGAGACCAACGCGGCAGTGGCCGCAGCCGCCGAGGAACGCCGGATCTTCTGCGTCCGCAGCGACGACGCCCGCGAAGCCTCTGCCTGGACCCCCGCGACCGGGCGTCACGGCACCGTCACCGTCGCTGTCCTCGGTGACCGGGAGCCGCGCCAGTCGGCGACGATCCGCGACGAGATCATGACCGCACTCCGCGAGGGTGTGATCACCTCGACTCCCGACCGGACTCCTGGCGTGGTCCTCGTGGGCGGCGGCCCCGGCTCGCCCGACCTGGTCACCATCGCTGCGCGCAACGCGCTCTCCTCGGCCGACGTCGTCGTGGCCGACCGGTTGGCGCCCCGAGAGCTCCTCGACGAACTCTCCCCGGACACCGAGCTCATCGATGTGGCCAAGCTGCCCCGTGGCCGCTCCGCGACGCAGGAGTTCATCAACGAGGTCATCGTCGAGCGGGCCAAGCAGGGCAAACGGGTCGTGCGGTTCAAGGGCGGCGACAACTTCGTCTTCGGGCGCGGATATGAGGAAGTCATCGCCTGCCGCGCGGCCGGCGTCCCGGTCGAGGTGATTCCGGGACTCTCCTCATCCATCTCAGTGCCAGCCCGGGCGGGCATCCCGGTGACCCACCGCGGCGTGACCCACGAGTTCAGTGTCATCTCCGGACACCTGCCGCCCGGCCACGCCGAGTCGCTGGTCAACTGGTCGGCGGTCGCGCAGATGCAGGGCACCGTGGTGCTGTTGATGGCCGTGCAGACTGCTGCGTCGATCGCCGCGGCACTCGTCGAGCACGGTCGGGATCCGGCCACCCCGGTCGCGATCGTGATGGACGGAACGATGCCCGAGGAGCGTACGGTGCTCACCACCCTGGCCACGATCGAGGCCGACATCGCCGCCAACGACGTACGCCCGCCAGCCATCATCGTGATCGGCGAGGTGGTCGCCGTCGCCCACCCGGAGCGGTTCCCGCGTGGCTGA
- the cobT gene encoding nicotinate-nucleotide--dimethylbenzimidazole phosphoribosyltransferase, producing MTSPREQIESTLAAIAPLSQTAMRQARERQAQLTKPAGALGALEEVSIQLAGISGSCPPPAPERPAVAVFAGDHGVLVQGVSPWPQEVTVGMVENFRAGGAAVNVLARACGAVVRVIDVGVASEVAGDDVVLVRNVRRGTADLSQGPAMSRAEAERALAAGISVANELADAGHDVLLTGDMGIGNTTPSACLLAALTGTPAEVVTGRGVGIDDDTLALKTRIVADAVARLAPDAEPIDVLSEVGGLEHAGLAGFILGAAARRLPVILDGVIAGSAALVAQALSPEAIHYCMAGHRSVEPGHRTALERLGLRPLVDLDLRLGEGSGAALAFPLVRSAALILDEMATFDSAGVANKDD from the coding sequence GTGACCTCACCACGCGAACAGATCGAGTCCACCCTGGCCGCCATTGCGCCGCTCTCCCAGACGGCGATGCGGCAGGCTCGCGAACGTCAGGCGCAGCTGACCAAGCCGGCCGGAGCGCTCGGTGCGCTCGAAGAGGTCTCCATCCAGCTGGCCGGCATCTCGGGCTCCTGCCCTCCGCCGGCACCTGAGCGCCCGGCCGTCGCGGTCTTCGCGGGTGACCACGGGGTGCTGGTCCAGGGGGTGTCGCCGTGGCCCCAGGAAGTCACTGTCGGCATGGTGGAGAACTTCCGCGCCGGGGGAGCGGCGGTCAACGTGCTGGCGCGCGCCTGCGGGGCCGTCGTACGGGTCATCGATGTGGGTGTTGCCTCCGAGGTCGCCGGCGACGACGTCGTCCTGGTCCGCAACGTACGACGCGGCACCGCCGACCTTTCGCAGGGTCCGGCGATGTCCCGTGCAGAGGCAGAGCGAGCCCTCGCGGCAGGCATCTCGGTCGCGAACGAGCTGGCCGACGCAGGTCACGACGTACTCCTCACCGGTGACATGGGCATCGGCAACACGACACCCTCGGCGTGCCTGCTGGCAGCCCTGACGGGCACCCCTGCGGAGGTCGTGACTGGCCGCGGGGTGGGCATCGACGACGACACGCTTGCTCTGAAGACGCGGATCGTGGCGGACGCGGTCGCGCGTCTCGCGCCGGATGCCGAGCCGATCGACGTGTTGTCGGAAGTCGGTGGCCTCGAGCACGCGGGACTCGCCGGCTTCATCCTCGGTGCAGCAGCGCGGCGACTCCCGGTGATCCTCGACGGTGTCATCGCCGGCTCCGCGGCACTGGTCGCACAGGCTCTCAGCCCGGAGGCGATCCACTACTGCATGGCCGGTCACCGCAGTGTCGAACCTGGACACCGGACGGCCCTCGAGAGGCTCGGCCTGCGCCCACTGGTCGACCTGGATCTGCGGCTCGGTGAAGGAAGTGGGGCTGCCCTCGCGTTCCCGCTGGTGCGCTCCGCGGCCCTGATCCTCGACGAGATGGCCACTTTCGACTCCGCCGGTGTGGCGAACAAGGACGACTGA
- a CDS encoding YbhB/YbcL family Raf kinase inhibitor-like protein: protein MSIKRPVTPNPYELLPATASFSVTSTDVTDGQPLKDDQVAARGNSSPQLSWSDVPEGTKSFVVTCFDPDAPTPSGFWHWVLVDIPADVTSLDTGAAAGDLPGNAFHVRNDGGESGFMGAAPPEGDQVHRYFFVVHAVGEESLGVDPDASPAVVSFNLAFKTVGRAIITGTYQH, encoded by the coding sequence ATGAGCATCAAGCGTCCCGTCACCCCGAACCCCTACGAACTGCTCCCGGCCACCGCGTCGTTCAGTGTCACCAGCACCGATGTCACCGACGGTCAGCCACTCAAGGACGACCAGGTGGCCGCCCGCGGCAACTCCTCACCCCAGCTGTCCTGGAGCGACGTACCGGAGGGCACCAAGTCGTTCGTGGTGACCTGTTTCGATCCGGATGCCCCCACTCCCAGTGGCTTCTGGCACTGGGTCCTGGTCGACATCCCTGCCGACGTGACCTCCCTCGACACTGGCGCTGCGGCCGGCGATCTTCCCGGCAACGCGTTCCACGTCCGCAACGACGGGGGCGAGTCTGGCTTCATGGGGGCGGCTCCTCCGGAGGGTGACCAGGTGCACCGCTACTTCTTCGTCGTGCACGCGGTTGGCGAAGAGAGCCTGGGCGTCGACCCAGATGCCTCGCCGGCGGTGGTGTCGTTCAACCTGGCCTTCAAGACCGTGGGCCGAGCGATCATCACCGGTACCTACCAGCACTGA
- a CDS encoding GNAT family N-acetyltransferase, translating to MEIIELDVRDTNALHAWFRVEQDTVRHDRPFGWERTYESFEQSALLGPSPYHRIVRLAASSQGGDYLGIAELHLSLQDNTHLATLEISVHPEHRRAGVGTALFREIELICAAEQRSTLCAETYVPTETSAEESAALLFAAGLGLFPVHQEDHLVLDLPMADEHMAELDSAHAASEDYDVIVWGDRCPDEHVEAFCRMRTQMSQDVPTGEIDVSPQVVDVERLRASEARLSAGWISIVAAARRRSDSVMGGYSQLVLPRGGELAMQDDTLVMPEHRGSRLGTRLKLATLQVLTRDHPGRRALHTWTEPDNHAMYRTNTDFGYVARERMYEVQRKAPLE from the coding sequence ATGGAGATCATCGAGCTCGACGTCCGCGACACCAACGCTCTGCACGCATGGTTCCGGGTCGAGCAGGACACCGTGCGCCACGACCGCCCATTCGGTTGGGAACGGACGTATGAGTCCTTCGAGCAGTCAGCGCTGCTGGGCCCGAGTCCCTATCACCGCATCGTCCGGCTGGCGGCGAGCTCCCAGGGCGGTGACTACCTCGGCATCGCCGAGCTGCACCTGTCGTTGCAGGACAACACCCACTTGGCCACGTTGGAAATCTCGGTGCACCCCGAGCACCGCCGAGCCGGCGTCGGCACCGCCCTGTTCCGTGAGATCGAGCTGATCTGCGCCGCTGAGCAGCGTTCCACGCTGTGTGCCGAGACCTACGTCCCGACGGAGACATCGGCTGAGGAGAGCGCTGCTCTTCTCTTCGCCGCCGGTCTGGGACTCTTCCCGGTTCACCAGGAGGACCACCTGGTCCTCGACCTGCCAATGGCCGATGAGCACATGGCGGAGCTCGACTCAGCGCACGCGGCTTCCGAGGACTATGACGTCATCGTGTGGGGGGACCGGTGCCCCGACGAGCACGTGGAGGCGTTCTGTCGGATGCGCACCCAGATGTCGCAGGACGTCCCCACGGGTGAGATCGACGTGAGCCCGCAGGTCGTCGACGTCGAGAGGCTCCGCGCCTCCGAGGCCCGTCTCTCGGCGGGTTGGATCAGCATCGTCGCGGCTGCTCGCCGGCGCTCCGACTCGGTGATGGGCGGCTACTCGCAGCTGGTCCTGCCACGGGGCGGTGAGCTGGCCATGCAGGACGACACACTGGTCATGCCCGAGCACCGGGGGAGCCGACTGGGCACCCGCCTGAAGCTGGCCACCCTGCAGGTCCTGACCCGCGACCACCCGGGCCGGCGTGCCCTGCACACCTGGACCGAGCCGGACAACCATGCGATGTATCGCACCAACACCGACTTCGGCTACGTCGCCCGCGAACGGATGTACGAGGTGCAGCGCAAGGCGCCGTTGGAGTGA
- a CDS encoding FMN reductase, producing the protein MTRIAVISGGLSSPSSTRLLADQLAAATVRSLADRGREAEVDVIELRPLAHDLADMMLTGFAPEALAGALDKVASADAVIAVSPVFSASFSGLFKMFFDAIDKDALEGTPVLIGATAGTARHSLVTEHALRPMFAYLKAVVVPTAVFAASEDFGSSEGGALSVRVAKAGSQLAAVVSGTVDTRSTRPVKVTIDNPEDTPDFESMLASLSG; encoded by the coding sequence ATGACCAGGATCGCAGTCATCAGCGGTGGGCTCAGCTCACCCTCGTCCACCCGCCTGCTCGCCGACCAGTTGGCAGCGGCCACCGTGAGGTCCCTGGCCGATCGTGGGCGTGAGGCCGAGGTCGACGTCATCGAGCTGCGCCCGTTGGCTCATGACCTGGCCGACATGATGCTGACCGGCTTCGCTCCCGAGGCCTTGGCAGGTGCTCTGGACAAGGTTGCCTCGGCCGACGCCGTCATCGCAGTCAGCCCGGTGTTCAGCGCGTCCTTCAGCGGCCTGTTCAAGATGTTCTTCGATGCCATCGACAAGGACGCGCTGGAGGGCACGCCGGTGCTGATCGGCGCGACTGCCGGAACTGCCCGGCACTCGCTGGTCACCGAGCACGCCCTGCGCCCGATGTTCGCCTACCTCAAGGCGGTCGTCGTACCCACCGCGGTCTTCGCCGCGAGCGAGGACTTCGGCAGCTCCGAGGGCGGAGCGCTCAGCGTGCGTGTGGCGAAGGCAGGCTCGCAGCTGGCGGCGGTGGTCTCCGGCACGGTGGACACCCGCTCAACCCGTCCGGTGAAGGTCACCATCGACAACCCGGAGGACACCCCGGACTTCGAGTCGATGCTGGCCTCCCTCTCCGGCTGA
- a CDS encoding LLM class flavin-dependent oxidoreductase, translating to MQFGIFTVGDVTTDPTTGRTPTENERIKATVAIARKAEEVGLDVFATGEHHNPPFAAPANPTVLLSHIAAQTEKIILSTSTTLITTNDPVRIAEDYAYLQHLADGRMDLMMGRGNTGPVYPWFGKDIREGLPLAIENYALLHKLWHEDVVDWKGKFRTPLQQFTSTPRPLDGVAPFVWHGSIRSPEIAEQAAYYGDGFFHNHIFWPHSHAAKMIAYYRQRFEHYGHGTAEQAIVGLGGQVFMRKNSQDAINEFRPYFDKAPVYGHGPSLEDFMAGTPLTVGSPQEVIERTLELGEDVGGYQRQLWLMDHAGLPLKTVLEQLDILGEEVVPVLRKEFAARKPAGVPDAPTHQSRVAAAGGARDATVHAPADDVTGRSPEEVTA from the coding sequence ATGCAGTTCGGGATCTTCACCGTTGGCGACGTGACGACGGACCCGACCACGGGCCGCACGCCGACCGAGAACGAGCGGATCAAGGCGACCGTGGCCATCGCCCGCAAGGCCGAGGAGGTCGGCCTGGACGTCTTCGCGACGGGAGAGCACCACAACCCGCCGTTCGCCGCGCCCGCCAACCCGACTGTGCTGCTGTCCCACATCGCCGCCCAGACCGAGAAGATCATCCTCTCCACCTCCACCACGCTGATCACCACCAACGACCCGGTCCGCATCGCGGAGGACTACGCCTACCTGCAGCACCTCGCTGACGGACGCATGGACCTGATGATGGGTCGAGGGAACACCGGGCCGGTCTATCCCTGGTTCGGCAAGGACATCCGTGAGGGTCTTCCGCTCGCGATCGAGAACTACGCGCTGCTGCACAAGCTGTGGCACGAGGACGTCGTGGACTGGAAGGGCAAGTTCCGTACGCCGCTCCAGCAGTTCACCTCCACGCCGCGACCGCTCGACGGGGTGGCCCCGTTCGTGTGGCACGGGTCGATCCGTTCGCCCGAGATCGCCGAGCAGGCTGCGTACTACGGCGACGGCTTCTTCCACAACCACATCTTCTGGCCGCACTCGCACGCCGCGAAGATGATCGCCTACTACCGCCAGCGCTTCGAGCACTACGGACACGGCACCGCCGAGCAGGCCATCGTCGGCCTCGGCGGACAGGTGTTCATGCGCAAGAACAGCCAGGACGCCATCAACGAGTTCCGGCCCTACTTCGACAAGGCTCCGGTCTATGGACACGGCCCTTCGCTCGAGGACTTCATGGCCGGGACGCCACTCACGGTGGGCTCGCCGCAGGAGGTCATCGAGCGGACCCTCGAGCTGGGCGAGGACGTCGGTGGCTACCAGCGCCAGCTGTGGTTGATGGACCACGCCGGCCTGCCGCTCAAGACGGTCCTCGAGCAGCTGGACATCCTGGGCGAGGAGGTCGTGCCGGTGCTCCGCAAGGAGTTCGCCGCCCGCAAGCCCGCGGGCGTCCCGGATGCGCCCACCCACCAGTCCCGGGTCGCCGCCGCAGGCGGAGCCCGCGACGCCACCGTCCACGCGCCGGCTGACGACGTCACCGGCCGGTCACCCGAGGAGGTCACGGCATGA